One region of Ktedonobacterales bacterium genomic DNA includes:
- a CDS encoding RNA polymerase sigma factor produces the protein MQRVQIQRSSVQTMSNPSDCVDFAALAPLHIATMLRVAAALVGVADAEDAAQEALMRAWQGRSSLRDAAAFRPWLLRITVNVCRDWQRGRFGTSRRLLEPLDTSETVGLAAALGSDPGASDHTAALDLRAAITRLDPDYRVVVALRYYVGMDATEAGAALGVPAATIRTRLRRALALLREHLSASGDLPSFQDRKGASS, from the coding sequence GTGCAGCGCGTGCAAATCCAACGGTCGAGTGTGCAGACGATGAGCAATCCGAGCGATTGCGTTGATTTTGCGGCCCTGGCGCCGCTGCACATAGCGACGATGCTGCGGGTCGCGGCGGCGCTCGTGGGAGTGGCCGATGCCGAAGACGCCGCACAGGAAGCACTGATGCGCGCCTGGCAAGGACGGTCCAGTCTGCGCGATGCAGCGGCCTTTCGTCCCTGGCTCTTGCGAATTACGGTCAATGTCTGTCGGGACTGGCAGCGCGGGCGCTTTGGTACCAGCCGCCGCCTGCTGGAGCCGCTCGATACTTCTGAAACTGTCGGCCTGGCCGCCGCTCTTGGCAGCGACCCCGGCGCAAGTGATCACACGGCGGCGCTCGATTTGCGCGCGGCCATTACCCGCCTGGACCCCGATTACCGGGTCGTGGTGGCCCTGCGCTACTACGTGGGCATGGACGCTACCGAGGCGGGGGCGGCGCTGGGCGTTCCTGCTGCCACTATTCGCACCCGTTTGCGCCGGGCGCTGGCCTTGCTGCGCGAGCATCTTAGCGCGTCAGGAGACCTACCCTCCTTCCAAGATAGGAAGGGAGCATCTTCATGA